The Verrucomicrobiales bacterium sequence CTCATCGGATTGGTCCGCGATCCACTCCGTGCGGGGAACCCCGTACACTGCCCCACAAAAATTCGCTTCCCCTCCCCCCCATCTCGACCGAAACTCACCCCATACCCACGGAACAATCCGTGGGCGCTGTCTCAAATACCCATGCCATGAAGATCGAGTCCGTAGATTTCTATTACTTGTCCATCCCCCAAGTGCTGGATATCGGCGACGGAAGCCAGGATGCCCTGTTGGTTCGCGTCCGGGCAGGAGACTACGTCGGCTGGGGGGAGTGCGAGGCCTCGCCACTGGTCTCCATGGCTAGTTGGAACTGCCCGATGTCCCATAGCGCCTGCAAGCCGGTCAGTGCTTCGGTTCTAGGCCAGAAGCTCGACGACATCACCGATATCCATCGCATCAACCGACTGGTGCGCGCTCAAAGTTTGGACCTACTCCAGGCCGACCACACTCTCTCCGGAATCGATATTGCTCTTTGGGATCTCCTGGCACGGGCCAAGGGCGAACCCGTCTTTCGTTTGCTAGGCTACCCGAGGTCCTTCCCCAAGGTTGCCTACGCTTCTCAACTCTTCGGCGACGATCCCCAAACCACCTTCCAGCGCGGCCGTGAAGTCACCAAAGCTGGCTATCGAGCTGCGAAGTTTGGATGGGGTCCTTATGGTTTGGGCAGCGCCAAGCAGGACGCGGATCAAGTGGAAGCCGCCCGCGAGGGTCTGGGTCCCGATGGCATCCTACTCGTGGATGTCGGCACGGTCTGGTACGATGATGTCGCGCGAGGCCAGCAAAACCTGGCCGCGCTGAAGAAGTGTCAGGTGGGATGGCTCGAGGAGCCGTTCGTCTCCGGCGCACTCAAGGCTTACTATCAACTGTCTCAACTCGCTCCCGAAGTCCCCATGGCCGGAGGCGAGGGATGTCACAATGTTCACCAAGCGATGAACATGATCGACTTTGCCGGCCTGGGATATGTGCAGATCGATACCGGACGCATCGGAGGCATCACCTCAGCCAAGGAAGTAGCAGACTACGCCGAGGCCAAAGGCGTGCGCTTCGTGAATCACACCTTCACCACTCA is a genomic window containing:
- a CDS encoding mandelate racemase/muconate lactonizing enzyme family protein, with product MKIESVDFYYLSIPQVLDIGDGSQDALLVRVRAGDYVGWGECEASPLVSMASWNCPMSHSACKPVSASVLGQKLDDITDIHRINRLVRAQSLDLLQADHTLSGIDIALWDLLARAKGEPVFRLLGYPRSFPKVAYASQLFGDDPQTTFQRGREVTKAGYRAAKFGWGPYGLGSAKQDADQVEAAREGLGPDGILLVDVGTVWYDDVARGQQNLAALKKCQVGWLEEPFVSGALKAYYQLSQLAPEVPMAGGEGCHNVHQAMNMIDFAGLGYVQIDTGRIGGITSAKEVADYAEAKGVRFVNHTFTTHLALSASLQPYAGLEKHEICEYPFAPSALGRDFTATKLLPDRHGNVDVPQSPGLGILPDTSALKPYLRDVEIRVSGKTVFQSSKLD